The proteins below come from a single Miscanthus floridulus cultivar M001 chromosome 1, ASM1932011v1, whole genome shotgun sequence genomic window:
- the LOC136549444 gene encoding FLUCTUATING-LIGHT-ACCLIMATION protein 1, chloroplastic-like, whose protein sequence is MAAASLLEATRLLSTPRPRPLPPRRGLHPHLLRTPPRVSSLRAHLHRPAPLDAQEQEPPARPGALLVLDALRRSVLDTLAALKRPALALLLAGALLAAAAGGPHPAALAASGGRVGGSAFSSRSSSPPSYGYSAPAPRGGGYRAAPFYSPSPFVSVGPAIGIGFGGSGFLFTLIGFAAFLYLAGFLSDSSGSASVLIDTEKTTVLKLQVGLLGMARSFQKELDQIAEKADTSTPAGLSYVLTETTLALLRHPDCCISAYSSVDVKRSMDDGEKRFNQLSIEERGKFDEETLVNVNSIKRNKGGSQRSSGFSNEYIVITILVAAEGVHKLPVINSSNDLKTALQKMGAIPSSKILAVEVLWTPQNENDTLSERELLEDYPLLRPL, encoded by the exons ATGGCCGCCGCCTCCCTCCTGGAGGCcactcgcctcctctctaccccGCGCCCACGCCCTCTCCCGCCCCGCCGCGGCCTCCACCCGCACCTCCTCAGGACCCCGCCGCGCGTCTCCTCTCTCCGCGCCCACCTCCACCGCCCCGCTCCTCTCGACGCGCAGGAGCAGGAGCCGCCGGCGAGGCCTGGCGCGCTCCTGGTCCTCGACGCGCTCAGGAGATCCGTGCTCGACACCCTCGCGGCGCTCAAGCGGCCCGCGCTCGCGCTCCTGCTGGCCGGCGCGCTGCTCgccgcggcggcgggcgggcCGCACCCCGCGGCGCTGGCCGCCTCGGGCGGCCGCGTCGGCGGGTCCGCCTTCTCCTCGCGCTCCTCCTCGCCTCCGTCCTACGGGTACAGCGCGCCGGCGCCCAGGGGCGGCGGGTACAGGGCCGCGCCCTTCTACTCGCCTTCGCCCTTCGTGTCCGTCGGCCCGGCCATCGGCATCGGCTTCGGGGGATCGGGGTTCCTCTTCACCCTCATTGGCTTCGCGGCTTTCCTCTACCTCGCCGGGTTCCTGTCCGACTCGTCCGGCAGTGCTAGTGTGCTCATAGACACGGAGAAGACCACCGTCCTCAAGCTACAG GTTGGCTTGCTGGGCATGGCACGATCATTTCAGAAGGAGCTTGATCAAATAGCTGAGAAAGCAGATACATCTACCCCAGCTGGGTTGAGCTATGTGTTGACAG AGACAACATTGGCATTACTTCGGCATCCGGATTGTTGTATCTCAGCTTACTCATCG GTGGATGTGAAACGAAGCATGGATGATGGTGAGAAACGTTTCAATCAGCTTTCAATTGAGGAGAGGGGCAAGTTTGATGAAGAGACACTTGTGAATGTGAACAGCATCAAGAGGAATAAAGGAGGCAGCCAAAGATCAAGTGGTTTTAGCAACGAGTACATTGTG ATAACCATATTGGTTGCTGCTGAGGGAGTACATAAGCTGCCGGTTATAAATAGCAGCAATGACTTAAAGACAGCTCTACAAAAGATGGGTGCCATACCATCAAGCAAAATACTG GCAGTCGAGGTCCTATGGACTCCACAAAATGAGAATGACACGTTGTCAGAGCGAGAGCTCCTTGAAGATTACCCGCTCTTAAGGCCTCTGTAG
- the LOC136549594 gene encoding non-specific lipid transfer protein GPI-anchored 5-like, giving the protein MAARAPFWLLAAAAVALLVAAASAQSGGSSSDDCTSALVSLSPCMDYISGNGTSAPSASCCSQLKSVVQSKPQCLCAALGSDGASTSLGGATIDRSRALALPAACNVQTPPASQCNGSSGGGSKATPSLPSGGASLRGAAGLVLGLAAAAVYAVAAA; this is encoded by the exons ATGGCCGCGAGAGCGCCGTTCTGGCTCCTGGCCGCGGCCGCGGTGGCGCTGCTGGTCGCGGCGGCGTCCGCGCAgtccggcggcagcagcagcgatgACTGCACGTCGGCGCTGGTGAGCCTGTCCCCGTGCATGGACTACATCAGCGGCAACGGCACGTCGGCGCCCAGCGCCTCGTGCTGCTCGCAGCTCAAGAGCGTGGTGCAGTCCAAGCCGCAGTGCCTGTGCGCCGCCCTCGGCAGCGACGGCGCCTCGACCTCCCTCGGCGGCGCCACCATCGACCGGTCGCGCGCGCTCGCCCTCCCCGCGGCTTGCAACGTCCAGACCCCACCCGCCAGCCAGTGCAACG GGTCGTCGGGCGGCGGATCGAAGGCGACGCCTTCCCTGCCATCTGGCGGTGCGTCGCTCCGGGGGGCGGCGGGTCTTGTGCTCGGGCTCGCCGCGGCTGCGGTTTACGCCGTGGCAGCTGCGTGA
- the LOC136452526 gene encoding non-specific lipid transfer protein GPI-anchored 5-like produces the protein MASRGRATAARFWLLAAASLLVAAASARSGPGECTSALVSLSPCVDYMCRDEATSALARCCSQLRSVARSRPQCLCAALGVDRTTALSLRVVCNVQTVSECESACSGSVGAGSTQAPPAVCR, from the coding sequence ATGGCGTCGCGTGGGAGAGCAACAGCAGCGCGCTTCTGGCTCTTGGCCGCGGCATCGCTGCTCGTCGCGGCGGCGTCCGCGCGATCCGGCCCCGGCGAGTGCACGTCGGCGCTCGTGAGCCTGTCGCCGTGCGTCGACTACATGTGCCGCGACGAGGCGACGTCGGCGCTCGCCCGGTGCTGCTCGCAGCTCAGGTCCGTGGCACGGTCGAGGCCGCAGTGCCTCTGCGCCGCGCTCGGCGTCGACCGGACCACCGCGCTCAGCCTCCGTGTTGTGTGCAACGTCCAGACAGTCAGCGAGTGCGAGAGCGCGTGCAGCGGTTCCGTGGGCGCGGGTTCGACGCAGGCTCCGCCTGCGGTTTGTAGGTGA
- the LOC136549518 gene encoding proteasome subunit beta type-2-like produces the protein MECVLGVVGRDFAVVAADTSAVQSILVHKTDEDKVMVLDSHKLMGASGEPGDRVQFTEFIQKNLHLYQFRNTIPLSTTAAANFTRGELATALRKNPYMVNIILGGYDKDVGASLYYIDYIATLHKIDKGAFGYGSYFCLSLMDKLYHPDMTVEEAVDLVDKCIKEIRLRLVVAPQNFVIKIVDKDGAREYARRELVGDNAPVDAAITVAA, from the exons ATGGAGTGCGTTTTGGGCGTGGTTGGCCGCGACTTCGCGGTGGTGGCGGCCGACACCTCCGCCGTGCAGAGCATCCTCGTCCACAAGACCGACGAGGACAAGGTGATGGTCCTCGACTCGCACAAGCTGATGGGCGCTTCAGGGGAGCCTGGTGACCG GGTGCAATTTACGGAGTTCATACAGAAGAACCTCCACCTGTACCAGTTCCGCAACACCATCCCGCTCTCAACAACTGCCGCCGCCAACTTCACACGCGGCGAGCTCGCCACAGCCCTTCGCAAG AATCCATATATGGTCAATATTATTCTTGGTGGTTATGACAAGGATGTTGGCGCTTCTCTGTACTACATCGACTACATTGCAACCTTGCACAAGATTGACAAGGGTGCTTTTGGGTACGGATCATATTTCTGCTTGTCTCTGATGGACAAGTTGTACCACCCGGACATGACTGTTGAGGAAGCAGTAGATCTTGTTGATAAGTGCATTAAGGAGATTCGGCTGCGATTGGTTGTCGCCCCCCAGAACTTCGTGATCAAGATTGTTGACAAGGATGGGGCGAGGGAGTACGCGAGGCGTGAACTCGTCGGCGACAATGCACCTGTTGATGCTGCAATCACAGTTGCTGCCTGA